One window from the genome of Mesotoga sp. UBA6090 encodes:
- a CDS encoding carbohydrate ABC transporter permease: MKAKTKTNIKKAISLVILGVLASLAFIPLYWMVATAFTQPSLTMKFPPDIIPKNPTLQNFKDLFERKMIFRWTLNSFIVAGTVTLAQIFVCAMAGYALAKKKFPGSKVIFSMYIASMMIPTQVTLVPLYILISKMGMVDTYQALILPAIAAPFGVFLMRQFMVSVPTEIIEAARIDGASEFRTFAKIIVPISKPAMAVLGIFTFMGQWNSFLWPLIVTNTSEMRTLQAGLSLLQEQVPMQYSYLMASATYSAIPMIIVFLAFQKYFLKGITVGAIK; the protein is encoded by the coding sequence GTGAAAGCAAAAACCAAAACTAATATAAAAAAGGCAATTTCGTTGGTGATTCTTGGAGTACTCGCATCACTTGCCTTTATTCCCCTTTACTGGATGGTTGCAACGGCTTTTACGCAGCCTTCACTGACTATGAAATTTCCACCAGATATCATCCCTAAGAATCCGACTCTTCAGAACTTCAAGGATCTCTTCGAGAGAAAAATGATTTTTAGATGGACTCTCAATAGTTTTATTGTTGCCGGAACGGTTACTCTTGCTCAGATTTTCGTCTGTGCAATGGCAGGGTACGCTCTCGCAAAGAAGAAATTCCCCGGAAGCAAGGTGATTTTCTCGATGTATATCGCATCGATGATGATACCGACCCAGGTAACCCTTGTGCCCCTGTACATCCTGATCTCGAAGATGGGAATGGTGGACACTTATCAGGCGCTGATTTTGCCCGCTATTGCCGCTCCCTTCGGAGTATTTCTGATGAGGCAGTTCATGGTATCTGTACCCACGGAGATCATCGAAGCGGCAAGAATTGACGGCGCGAGCGAGTTCAGAACCTTCGCGAAGATCATTGTTCCAATTTCGAAACCCGCTATGGCCGTCCTCGGAATATTCACGTTCATGGGACAGTGGAACAGCTTCCTCTGGCCACTGATTGTTACAAACACTTCAGAGATGAGAACGCTTCAGGCAGGACTCTCGCTTCTTCAGGAACAGGTGCCGATGCAGTATTCGTATCTGATGGCAAGCGCTACGTACTCGGCGATCCCGATGATCATTGTCTTCCTTGCCTTCCAGAAGTACTTCCTGAAAGGTATTACAGTCGGAGCAATCAAATAG
- a CDS encoding carbohydrate ABC transporter permease, producing MEQIPVKPIKRKTTLKDVWKGRSGYLFILPHFALFAIFFLVPVGWGMYLSMFKYNVFSQTFVWFDNYKRILSDWLFLKSLRNTFVYTFGVVPLWLGKALLVTVLIYPFRKGIQTFFKAAFYLPHVTSTVIVSMIWLWVFNPNFGLLNYFMTVLGLEPVVWLGRSLTAMPSLIIMQVIMGGGSTIVLLSAAMASIPEYYFEAATLEGAGSWAIFRKITIPLLKPTILYSLVMGTIANFQTFSNIYIMTSGGPEFSTTTIAYLIYETAFKNYNLGLASAMSMVMFGILVVLGILQFKWLGSNVEY from the coding sequence TTGGAGCAAATTCCTGTTAAACCAATAAAACGAAAGACTACGTTGAAAGACGTGTGGAAGGGCAGATCGGGATATCTCTTCATTCTTCCGCACTTTGCCCTCTTTGCGATATTCTTCCTTGTACCGGTTGGTTGGGGCATGTACCTCAGTATGTTCAAGTACAACGTCTTTTCTCAGACATTTGTCTGGTTCGATAACTACAAACGTATTCTCAGCGACTGGCTGTTTCTAAAATCACTTAGAAACACCTTTGTATACACTTTTGGAGTGGTTCCACTGTGGTTAGGAAAGGCCTTGCTTGTCACGGTTCTCATTTACCCGTTTAGAAAGGGCATCCAAACATTTTTCAAAGCGGCCTTTTATCTGCCCCATGTTACTTCTACGGTCATTGTTTCCATGATCTGGCTTTGGGTTTTCAATCCTAACTTCGGGCTTCTCAACTATTTCATGACCGTTCTCGGACTCGAGCCGGTCGTCTGGCTTGGCAGGTCTCTTACGGCAATGCCCTCCTTGATTATCATGCAGGTAATAATGGGAGGCGGCTCGACTATCGTACTTCTTTCGGCAGCGATGGCATCGATTCCAGAGTATTATTTCGAGGCTGCAACGCTTGAAGGAGCGGGCTCGTGGGCGATCTTCAGAAAGATTACTATACCTCTCTTGAAACCGACTATACTCTACTCTCTCGTAATGGGTACAATAGCGAATTTCCAGACCTTCTCGAACATATACATCATGACCAGTGGAGGCCCTGAATTTTCAACTACGACTATCGCCTATTTGATCTACGAGACCGCCTTTAAGAACTATAATCTCGGCCTTGCTTCTGCAATGTCTATGGTAATGTTTGGCATCCTCGTTGTTCTTGGAATTCTCCAGTTCAAGTGGCTCGGTTCGAATGTGGAGTATTGA
- a CDS encoding ABC transporter substrate-binding protein — MKRLSVILLVLLMLAVPISALGKITITWWINPWRIAPPNFPADKAPTEEDFPKWAAEEFMRLHPDVEVKYVVVGNTEYSQKMAAAIATGTQPDIFKGPVWDNRWVGAGLLEPIDDYISPEDLEDFYDLALEAGYVDGKHYIWPWNLGTNGMGTSMLLYTPDFEKAGVDWRKIVEEGWTMEEFVEIAKKLTWDSDGDGKIDHYAISFGAQDTHNLMNFIYAHGAKLTNEDETKVTFNTPEAVAGLQFLLDLVYVHGVAPTGVEAMGVYDVIGNFHSHRTSIGFGGPYEIGRITRYVKSGQLTEAFYPVIAPFPHVEGKKGASYASASGFVVFKQDDKAKRDAVMEFAKFLTNKENTALLESLIYLTARKSVNATLFQNDDYLNEQAQTFARIMDETGMDFFGSQSFPWSEISKFFTSSMQGAFGKTKTAQEALDSFVTEANRALSYY; from the coding sequence ATGAAAAGGCTTAGCGTAATTCTCCTTGTATTGCTAATGCTAGCTGTACCGATCTCCGCGCTAGGAAAGATCACAATCACCTGGTGGATCAATCCGTGGAGAATTGCACCTCCAAACTTCCCTGCAGATAAGGCTCCAACTGAAGAGGACTTCCCGAAGTGGGCTGCAGAGGAATTCATGAGACTTCATCCGGACGTTGAGGTCAAGTATGTAGTTGTCGGAAACACGGAGTATTCACAGAAAATGGCTGCGGCCATTGCTACCGGAACTCAGCCCGACATCTTCAAAGGCCCCGTTTGGGACAACAGATGGGTAGGAGCGGGACTGCTCGAACCTATCGATGATTACATTTCCCCGGAAGACCTTGAAGATTTCTACGATCTTGCTCTCGAGGCAGGTTATGTCGACGGTAAGCACTACATCTGGCCTTGGAATCTCGGGACGAATGGCATGGGAACCAGCATGCTGCTCTACACTCCTGACTTTGAAAAGGCCGGTGTCGACTGGAGAAAGATAGTTGAGGAAGGCTGGACGATGGAAGAGTTTGTCGAAATCGCCAAGAAGCTTACATGGGATTCCGACGGCGACGGCAAGATTGACCATTATGCAATCAGCTTCGGAGCGCAGGACACGCATAACCTGATGAACTTCATCTATGCGCATGGCGCCAAACTGACCAATGAAGATGAAACGAAAGTTACGTTCAATACTCCGGAGGCAGTTGCAGGTCTTCAGTTCCTGCTTGACCTGGTCTACGTTCATGGAGTAGCTCCCACCGGTGTAGAGGCCATGGGTGTTTACGATGTGATCGGCAACTTCCATTCTCACCGGACAAGCATTGGATTTGGCGGTCCTTACGAGATCGGTAGAATCACACGTTACGTAAAATCCGGTCAGCTCACAGAGGCATTCTATCCTGTTATTGCCCCATTCCCTCACGTCGAAGGAAAGAAGGGTGCGTCATACGCCTCTGCCAGCGGATTTGTCGTCTTCAAGCAGGACGACAAGGCAAAGAGAGATGCCGTAATGGAGTTTGCAAAATTCCTGACAAACAAAGAAAACACGGCGCTTCTGGAAAGCTTGATTTACCTTACGGCGAGAAAGTCCGTTAATGCGACACTCTTCCAGAACGACGACTATCTGAATGAACAGGCTCAGACCTTTGCAAGAATAATGGATGAGACAGGTATGGATTTCTTTGGCTCTCAGAGCTTCCCGTGGTCAGAGATATCCAAGTTCTTCACCAGTTCTATGCAGGGAGCCTTTGGTAAGACAAAGACCGCTCAGGAGGCCCTTGATAGTTTTGTAACCGAGGCGAACCGGGCACTCTCTTACTATTGA
- a CDS encoding HAD family hydrolase — translation MRLFIFDVGGVIAENTNVVLSICDFLGLSKDEFLELAEMENLTALQTGKLTAEEFVYMFSRKLGRPVPGNIWEMFFKPEPIKDTVEIIEQLRRKHRVIAGTNTIEPHFKIHKSRGDYDVFDKVYASHIIGFAKPDREFYCHILERESCRPEETFFTDDTAINVDAAARIGMNAFHFTESSILREKLREYL, via the coding sequence TTGCGACTTTTCATTTTCGATGTCGGCGGCGTAATTGCCGAAAACACAAACGTAGTTCTATCGATCTGTGATTTTTTGGGACTCTCGAAAGACGAGTTTCTGGAACTTGCTGAAATGGAAAATCTAACTGCCTTGCAGACGGGCAAACTAACTGCTGAAGAGTTTGTCTATATGTTCTCCAGGAAACTTGGAAGACCCGTGCCGGGAAATATCTGGGAAATGTTCTTCAAACCTGAACCGATCAAAGATACAGTCGAGATAATAGAGCAATTGCGGCGTAAGCATAGAGTGATCGCAGGAACTAACACTATCGAACCTCACTTCAAGATCCACAAATCCCGCGGTGATTACGACGTCTTTGATAAAGTGTATGCCTCACATATTATTGGATTTGCAAAACCGGATAGAGAATTCTACTGTCATATTTTAGAAAGAGAATCCTGCAGGCCCGAAGAGACTTTTTTCACGGATGATACAGCGATAAACGTTGATGCGGCAGCAAGAATCGGAATGAACGCGTTCCATTTTACCGAATCATCAATTTTAAGAGAAAAACTCAGAGAGTATCTTTGA
- a CDS encoding Crp/Fnr family transcriptional regulator produces the protein MNPLIYNLGRCSLFEGIKVGQLERIFENVNHRITSSLAGELIEEQDSPCDEMLILLQGHTKAQMQDFSGKVITIETMEAPSILASGFLFASKNVIPVDIVSTDKCAVLHIERDGILWLCREYEVFLRNLLRDMGDRLTTLAEKVWMLSLNTLNQRLANFLLKQSDDLGREFELKTTKEELADALGVARPSLSRVFSEFVADKIIRQEGKLITILDRKALKKFTGRI, from the coding sequence TTGAATCCATTAATCTACAACCTCGGTAGATGCAGTCTCTTCGAAGGAATCAAGGTGGGACAGCTCGAGAGGATATTTGAAAATGTGAATCATAGAATTACCTCGTCCCTCGCCGGGGAGTTGATCGAAGAGCAGGATAGTCCCTGCGACGAAATGTTGATTCTGCTTCAAGGGCATACAAAGGCTCAGATGCAGGATTTCTCAGGGAAGGTTATTACGATAGAGACTATGGAGGCCCCATCGATACTCGCTTCGGGTTTTCTCTTCGCCTCAAAGAACGTGATACCGGTCGATATTGTTTCCACGGATAAGTGTGCAGTTCTCCACATTGAGAGAGACGGGATTCTATGGTTGTGCAGAGAGTATGAAGTCTTTCTCAGAAACTTGCTTAGAGATATGGGAGATAGGCTTACCACACTGGCGGAAAAGGTGTGGATGCTCTCTCTCAACACTCTGAATCAAAGACTGGCAAACTTTCTTCTTAAACAGAGCGACGACCTCGGAAGAGAATTTGAACTGAAGACAACAAAGGAAGAGTTAGCCGATGCGCTTGGCGTAGCGAGGCCCTCTCTTTCGAGGGTTTTTTCCGAGTTTGTCGCAGACAAGATTATCAGGCAGGAGGGCAAGCTGATTACGATTCTCGATAGAAAAGCTCTGAAGAAGTTTACAGGAAGGATCTGA
- the ychF gene encoding redox-regulated ATPase YchF, whose translation MEIGIFGLPLSGKSTLFTLLTGVEPHSSHKNEAHTAVAKVHDRRVDELSKIFSPKKTVYATVSFTDIPGYDLSANQKEKNRILQFIQNSEAVLAVVRAFKDPSVPWPTEAYTPVKQLETIETELFVRDMEVVENRLVRLEEAKKKRKLSSEEERETELLHIIEKGFEDNSFASQLELSEEDKKLLGSLSLFTAKPIIVAINIDEEQLSSGNYPEREALVQRIEQKGFAHIELSGKIEAELVELSEEDRELFMEELGISESGIERLSGVVYQHMGLISFFTVGEDEVRAWTIKKNTPAKEAAGKIHTDLERSFIRAEVIPYEEFTTIGSMQEAKAKGLVKVVGKEEIVKDGDIFHVRANA comes from the coding sequence ATGGAAATAGGGATTTTCGGTCTGCCGTTGAGTGGAAAGAGTACATTATTCACCCTCCTAACCGGTGTTGAACCCCATTCAAGTCATAAAAACGAAGCACATACTGCAGTTGCAAAGGTGCACGACAGAAGAGTGGATGAGCTTTCAAAGATCTTCAGTCCAAAGAAGACTGTATATGCAACGGTTTCTTTTACGGATATTCCCGGGTACGATCTCTCGGCCAACCAGAAGGAAAAGAATCGAATCCTTCAGTTCATTCAAAACTCCGAGGCAGTTCTTGCCGTTGTCAGAGCCTTCAAAGATCCCTCGGTGCCCTGGCCGACAGAGGCGTATACACCCGTCAAGCAGCTTGAAACGATAGAGACGGAGCTTTTTGTCCGCGATATGGAAGTTGTGGAGAACAGGCTTGTAAGGCTCGAAGAGGCGAAGAAGAAGAGGAAGCTCTCTTCCGAAGAGGAAAGGGAGACGGAGCTTCTTCATATTATCGAAAAGGGATTTGAGGACAACAGTTTTGCTTCTCAGCTGGAGCTTAGCGAAGAGGATAAGAAGCTTCTTGGCTCTCTCTCTTTATTTACTGCCAAGCCGATCATTGTCGCAATCAACATAGATGAAGAACAACTGTCTTCCGGCAATTACCCCGAGCGTGAAGCTCTTGTCCAGAGAATCGAGCAGAAAGGTTTCGCTCATATCGAGCTTTCAGGAAAGATCGAAGCCGAGCTTGTCGAGCTTTCAGAGGAAGACAGAGAGCTCTTCATGGAAGAGCTTGGAATCTCCGAAAGTGGAATTGAAAGGCTTTCCGGGGTCGTATATCAGCACATGGGACTGATCTCTTTTTTCACTGTAGGAGAAGACGAGGTCAGGGCCTGGACGATAAAGAAGAACACTCCAGCCAAAGAGGCAGCAGGGAAGATACACACCGATCTTGAGAGGAGCTTCATCAGGGCCGAGGTCATTCCTTACGAAGAGTTCACGACAATAGGAAGCATGCAGGAGGCCAAGGCGAAGGGCCTGGTGAAAGTAGTCGGCAAGGAGGAGATTGTGAAGGACGGTGACATCTTCCATGTCAGGGCCAACGCCTGA
- a CDS encoding TatD family hydrolase, with protein sequence MSGPTPDFSDLRLVDTHAHISFPQFDNDRESVIAQIEENAISLLIEVGTNVEDSRRAYETVRELKNAFFSAGVHPHDSSGLDAEGIRSLESLLSREKAVAVGEIGLDFFRNLSPADSQFKAFKEQLLMAAKLDLPIIVHVRDAYPEAYKTILEYGHFKGVIHAFSGDLEYARRFVDLGFFLGIGGPITYKRNDELRNVVREIPLEKLVCETDCPYLPPVPFRGKRNEPYYVGYVIEEIAAQKEISAKNCSEKLFENAVELFSLTL encoded by the coding sequence ATGTCAGGGCCAACGCCTGATTTCTCAGACCTCAGGCTTGTTGATACGCACGCCCACATTTCCTTTCCACAGTTTGACAATGATAGAGAGAGTGTGATTGCCCAGATCGAAGAGAATGCGATTTCTCTTCTGATCGAGGTTGGAACAAATGTCGAGGATTCTCGGCGAGCATACGAAACAGTTAGGGAGTTGAAGAACGCCTTCTTCTCGGCAGGAGTCCATCCTCATGACAGCAGTGGACTAGACGCCGAGGGAATTCGCTCCCTGGAATCGCTTCTATCCCGTGAGAAAGCCGTGGCGGTTGGCGAGATTGGCCTGGATTTCTTCAGAAACCTCTCTCCCGCAGACAGTCAATTCAAGGCATTCAAAGAGCAGCTTCTGATGGCAGCAAAGTTAGATTTGCCGATTATTGTTCACGTTCGAGATGCCTACCCTGAAGCCTATAAGACGATCCTGGAATACGGCCACTTCAAGGGTGTGATTCACGCTTTTTCCGGCGATCTTGAATATGCGAGAAGGTTTGTTGATTTGGGTTTCTTCCTGGGAATTGGAGGGCCAATAACATACAAGAGAAACGATGAATTGCGGAATGTCGTGAGGGAGATTCCTCTTGAGAAACTGGTATGCGAGACGGATTGCCCGTATCTGCCACCGGTTCCCTTCAGGGGAAAGAGGAACGAACCCTACTACGTCGGGTACGTAATTGAAGAAATCGCCGCTCAGAAGGAAATCTCTGCAAAGAACTGTTCGGAGAAGCTTTTCGAGAATGCCGTCGAGCTCTTCTCTCTCACGCTTTAG
- a CDS encoding carboxymuconolactone decarboxylase family protein: protein MAKLDEFKRFREKMNKRILETGNMETKRFFSLDGAVYKDGALDSRTKELMGLVASTVLRCDDCIAYHIIQCKTTGSSRDEIMEVLNVALVVGGSIVIPHYRRAVELLDELEEE, encoded by the coding sequence ATGGCAAAACTTGACGAATTCAAGAGGTTTCGAGAGAAGATGAATAAAAGAATTCTGGAAACTGGTAACATGGAGACGAAGCGTTTCTTCTCGCTCGACGGAGCCGTCTACAAAGACGGCGCTCTTGACAGCAGAACAAAAGAGTTGATGGGACTGGTCGCTTCGACCGTGCTCAGGTGCGATGACTGCATCGCCTACCACATTATCCAGTGTAAGACTACCGGCTCCAGCCGTGATGAAATTATGGAAGTGTTGAATGTAGCTTTAGTAGTGGGGGGTTCAATTGTCATACCCCATTATAGGAGGGCCGTTGAGCTTCTAGACGAATTGGAGGAAGAATGA
- the polA gene encoding DNA polymerase I → MPGKLYLFDGTAIFYRGYYGIDVTLTNSKGEPTNALFGTARMLSKFTREKMKKGDYAIFAFDRKEATKRHEAYESYKATREAMPEALVAQLEDIPDLVEAFGIKFLSIAGLEADDIVATAATRYRNEVDEVLVVTGDKDLLQLVDEKIHILRFVTGLTDLEFYDEERVKSRYELEPKRLHALLSLAGDSSDNIPGVPGIGIKTAQKLLKEYGDIDGIYENMRQLSPRLRKKLIDGRKSLELSMELVKLLDDEDLTITLDDIKYEGFKKKELREVFLKLEFSSMIDEYKLIDEADESLSDINGYKLVSSDKELDRLLRKMQSNPLFAVDLETTSLDPYSAEIVGVSISLEEETGYYIPVAHKSEGWQAKKEELLPSLKKILEDKASKIIGQNLKFDYSVFSVNGIHPVAPEFDTMIAAYLLSPDAKRFNLDELAMKFLGYKTIKFEDLMKRNQLGTDFSKVPLEEAARYSVEDADIALRLSSVLRKKIYEQELEDIFRNVELSLIPVLADLELNGVYFDVPSLTSLSAKYGKVLDRILEELFDLTGEQFNPNSPSQVGKVLFERLGLTPSRKTKGGSYSTSADALEELSGEHPAVQKLLEYRKYQKLKSTYLDSLPGLVNKVTGRIHTNYHQTGTGTGRLSSSNPNMQNLPIRDEEGKEIRKCVIPQKKGWRIVSADYSQIELRILAHLSQDEQLLDAFKNDKDVHSLTAANLYGIKESEVTDEQRRIGKMVNFSIIYGISSYGLASRLRIPSNAAEEMISNYFKAYPQVRTFIKDTISQAKEKGLVRTMFGRKREIPQFKTKNRNVIQEGERIAINTPIQGTAADIMKMAMIKIFELLQEHKMESFAILQVHDEMVYEAPENELRKLKEILQEGMSEVVALSVPLDIEISVGDYWC, encoded by the coding sequence ATGCCCGGAAAACTGTATCTCTTTGACGGAACAGCGATTTTTTATAGGGGCTATTACGGAATAGATGTTACTCTTACCAATTCAAAGGGAGAACCGACGAACGCCCTGTTTGGAACTGCACGGATGCTCTCGAAATTCACGAGAGAGAAAATGAAGAAAGGCGACTACGCGATCTTTGCTTTCGACAGAAAGGAAGCTACAAAGCGCCATGAAGCATACGAATCTTACAAAGCGACTAGAGAGGCGATGCCCGAGGCTCTCGTCGCGCAGCTTGAGGACATTCCAGACCTTGTCGAGGCCTTCGGAATAAAATTCCTTTCGATTGCGGGGCTTGAGGCCGATGACATAGTTGCTACGGCGGCCACCAGGTATCGCAATGAAGTAGATGAAGTGCTTGTGGTTACCGGTGACAAGGATCTTCTCCAACTTGTAGATGAAAAGATCCACATTCTAAGGTTTGTGACGGGTCTGACCGATCTCGAATTCTACGATGAAGAGAGGGTCAAGTCCAGGTATGAGCTGGAACCTAAGAGACTCCATGCTCTCCTTTCACTGGCGGGCGACTCGTCAGATAACATCCCCGGTGTCCCGGGAATCGGCATCAAAACCGCACAGAAGTTGCTGAAAGAATATGGAGACATCGACGGGATTTACGAAAACATGAGGCAGCTCAGTCCGAGATTGAGAAAGAAGCTGATAGACGGAAGAAAATCGCTTGAGCTGTCCATGGAGCTTGTGAAGCTTCTTGACGATGAAGACCTGACGATCACTCTCGACGACATCAAATATGAGGGCTTCAAGAAGAAGGAATTGCGCGAGGTCTTCCTCAAGCTCGAGTTTTCCTCGATGATCGACGAATACAAGCTAATAGACGAAGCAGACGAATCGCTTTCAGATATAAATGGCTATAAGCTCGTGAGTAGCGATAAGGAACTGGATCGACTCCTACGAAAAATGCAGAGCAACCCTTTATTTGCCGTCGATCTGGAGACAACTTCTCTTGATCCTTATTCAGCGGAGATTGTAGGGGTCTCGATCTCCCTTGAAGAAGAGACGGGCTATTATATCCCTGTGGCTCATAAGTCTGAAGGGTGGCAGGCAAAGAAAGAAGAACTTCTTCCAAGTCTCAAGAAAATCCTCGAGGACAAGGCCTCAAAGATAATAGGGCAGAATCTGAAGTTCGATTACTCGGTCTTCTCTGTAAATGGGATTCATCCGGTAGCTCCGGAATTTGACACCATGATAGCGGCTTATCTTCTTTCGCCTGACGCGAAACGCTTCAATCTTGACGAACTGGCTATGAAGTTTCTCGGGTACAAGACAATCAAATTCGAAGACCTTATGAAGAGGAACCAGCTGGGCACCGATTTTTCGAAGGTTCCGCTCGAAGAGGCGGCGCGTTATTCGGTAGAAGATGCGGATATTGCGCTCAGACTTTCATCGGTTCTCAGAAAGAAGATATACGAACAGGAACTGGAGGACATATTCAGAAACGTGGAACTGTCCCTGATTCCCGTATTGGCCGACCTGGAGCTGAACGGTGTATATTTCGACGTACCCTCGCTCACCAGTCTTTCAGCCAAGTACGGTAAGGTTCTCGATCGAATCCTTGAAGAGTTATTCGATTTGACTGGAGAACAGTTCAATCCCAATTCCCCTTCGCAAGTTGGAAAGGTGCTTTTCGAAAGGCTGGGATTAACACCTTCAAGAAAGACTAAGGGCGGTTCTTATTCGACCAGCGCGGATGCTCTAGAGGAACTTTCCGGAGAGCACCCGGCAGTGCAGAAGCTTCTTGAATACAGAAAGTACCAGAAGTTGAAGTCGACTTATCTCGATTCGCTTCCGGGCCTCGTAAACAAAGTGACGGGAAGAATCCACACAAACTATCACCAGACGGGTACGGGAACGGGGAGGCTTTCCAGCAGCAATCCGAACATGCAAAATCTACCTATACGGGATGAAGAGGGAAAAGAAATTCGAAAGTGTGTAATTCCTCAGAAAAAGGGCTGGAGGATCGTCAGTGCAGATTACTCACAGATCGAGCTTCGAATTCTTGCTCATCTTAGTCAGGACGAGCAGTTGCTCGATGCGTTCAAGAACGACAAGGATGTCCACAGCCTCACGGCCGCAAACCTTTACGGCATAAAGGAAAGCGAAGTGACTGATGAACAGAGAAGGATAGGAAAGATGGTGAACTTCTCCATAATCTACGGAATATCCTCTTACGGTTTGGCGAGCAGATTGAGGATCCCATCGAATGCTGCCGAAGAGATGATATCCAACTACTTCAAGGCTTATCCTCAGGTGCGGACTTTCATCAAGGACACCATCTCGCAAGCAAAGGAGAAGGGCCTTGTGAGAACTATGTTCGGAAGAAAAAGAGAGATTCCGCAGTTCAAGACGAAGAACAGGAATGTTATTCAAGAGGGCGAGAGGATAGCTATAAACACGCCTATCCAGGGAACGGCGGCCGATATCATGAAGATGGCTATGATAAAGATTTTTGAATTGCTGCAAGAGCATAAAATGGAAAGCTTTGCAATTCTTCAGGTCCATGACGAAATGGTTTATGAGGCTCCCGAAAATGAGCTTCGCAAGCTCAAGGAGATCTTGCAG